The window GAAAATTTAATGGCCcaattcaaataaaattaaacaatttatttaatttatctttaaaaagtttaagatgattttttttaaatgtatatatttattattttgaaaagaaattataattatgagtttcaacaaataaatatgcatttatttttgttttataattaaatttattctcattattttataataacataaaatatttaatgtttagtattattttataaactaaatttattttattctcttttatattgaaaattttatatattgttatattagtatacatctatatatataaatgattctTTTAGAAAAGGAACCTCACAAAGTGGGATCCACTCTGCATGTAGATAAAGCATCTTATATATTCTCAAAGTTGTTGGGAAACTTGTAGAACTATACATGTTCTAATTTGATTAAAAAGTTGTAGATGTATATTTTGGATGATTCAAGTAGCAGCTTTTGATTTgtctaaaacatatatattaataaactaggtgttttgtcgGCACATGCGAACATAATCATCttacatataattattaatacatatatttaaaaaccattatgatttaaaattttattttaagataccGACACAATATACATATATGGATTATTTCTCTtcttttaaaatacattttctttttcaactattttcttatattaattATCCGTGATTTAATCTAAcaactatatataaaatagactTTTCTCTATTCTTATGACATGTGGAAGGGGAGTTTGTTGACATGtccttttttttgtctttttacattttagatcatttttttttagattattgCAATTTGGTTCACTATTTTCTAATTATGCACTATCTAATACTTCTCACACTAACCATCATCATTTGAACTttgataatctattttattgTCCAAAAAATTGCAAAATGAATAAagaaataagtaaaaaatataaatgtattttaaatatttaatttattcacagctaaaaataacataaactttcgctatttattattttctattatttcatttacaactatatattgATCTTAATATTCACCAAACTAAAGCATAACACATAATCTAAACATAAAACCTCCATAATCACAGAGAAAAAATACCAGAGTAACGCTAACTCAATAAAAGTCCAGAGCTCAAAGGCGATCAAGAACGAAAACTAACTTTCCCCACTTTATCATAGAGTGTGTTGGACAGAACAATCAAAAGTCAAAAAAATGTAGAAAGATAATTTTGAGAAAAAGCAATCCCTCGAACACAAAAGAACTGATCAAGGACCAATGCAAAGAACCAAGAAAGCGGGTTACAGGAATAATCAACAAAAGGCCAAAATTACCATGAAGCAGGAAGAGACATACATACCGAACGATAAGCACAACCACCAACTAAGAGGTAAGAAGCACCTCACAAACTAAACAAGCATAAACAAGACGCCTATGCCGGTGAAGAACCATAAAGCTCTGGATATAAGGGACCAAAGCTCCAAGAGACTAATACCGCACACTTATACTAAGGGAAGCAAGAAAAGAAGAGAACAGCCTGAGTGAGGGAGAACGGAAGCCAACCCCCGAGAAACCAGAGCCCAGACTTGAGACCAGAAACAATCTTCCAAATCTACAAAGCGTACTCGGAGGAGAACACTATCCGAACCTGGAGTGGAAAACATGGCAAAAGGGAGAGTCACAGAGACGCAAGCAACGATGAAAGCTGCAATGAGAAGAGGGAACATAGATGGAAGGGTAGACAAAACGAAATAATCAAATCATGGAGCCGTCCTCGAGCTATAGAAGTCAAATCACCAAAAACCATATCTTGAAAACCAAGACGATAAAGGACTATCGATGGTAAGCCAACGACGAGGAAAACAACTTCAAAGACGACTAAACTCTGACCCAACCCAAAGAGATGCAGTTCCTAACATGAGTCGAAATCTAAGgaagaaaaggagaaaaatgTGAGGAAGAACAAGAGCACATATGTGAATCTTTTTCGGTGATAGTAAGAATCACAGCAAATCAGAAAGGTAAACGAAATGCATAGATGGTGACGACTCAATGTAAAAATATAGGGAGAGAGcacaaaacatttttaaaaagtaatattcaaataattggaaaaaatattaatttttacccTGAAACCATTAGCCTTACAATCAACAAATGCCtaaatgtaaaattattaaaattcacTATGCATTACATCACAAACTCACTCCACCACTAATACTACTATTATACCCACAACAACACACTATTAAGAAAAGCAAACACATAATATGTTAGCATATCACCTATTACTacataacataataaaaataccaaataaTACTCTTAGCAAATAAAGACAATCACATAATTAGTTAACTATATCATccgaaaaataataattaacaacaataaaataatattccaCGCGAAACACAGACATGCCCCCAATATCTAATAAATCTAAAGGTTGTTAATATGAAATTATgttgttaattatttaataaaattatatctgtataataatataaaataataatttactgacaacaatgaataataaattatagaAGTCTTTGTTTTATATAGTCCCAACCGTTAATTTATACATGTGTTATTTAATCTTGTGTTTGATGTTCCATGAAGTTACCAACCAATAAACTAGAATACCATAATAGTAATAAACAAGTTTAGCAATGTAAACTTCATAGTGTAAGTGGATGTAAATGTTTACAGCAAAAGAGTGGTAGAAATACAAACTGACGTATGTTATAAAAATCTAAGTAAATTATAACACTAGTAAAAATATACCGCATAGCCACTACAACTCCATGGCTATAGAGCAGAATTTTATGGCTACGAAGAAAGAGCCacgtttttaaaaatgaatttaccGTGGCTATAGCCTCGTGGCTGAAAAAAAATGTGGCTTATCGTGGCTACTAGCCACGCTTTTACCATGCTTTTTTTTCGTGGCTTGTATAGTCACGATAATAACATCTATAGCGTTGCTACACTTAGTGGCTATTATAGCCACGGTTTTACCACTAATTTAAAGTGGTTCTCGCAGTCACGGTTTTGCCACTACGTTTTCGTGGCTAGCTATATGAAGCCacggttttgtttttttatttacgtGGTATTCTTTAGCCACGTTATAGCCGTTGTAACTATTGTGGCTATTTTGTAACCATTTTTGTAAATGGTTTTCTTCTTTAATTAGCCAATTTGAACAATTTTTATTTCCattcaaatattaaaacattgcacatttaataaaaaacagaagttgcatatatataaaagtgtaggTTCAACATTACAAAAACAGAGATAATTATACAAGGTATAAGAGTTTTAAAGAGAGTTTTAAAGAGTCTAAGAAGACTCTACCAAAAGATCAGCTAGAGTTTGATGAACCTTGTTACAAAAGAGAAGACAGGAACCTACTTAAGGCTGAGTACTTGGGGCTTGAGGCTGAGCAGAAGTCTGTTCAGCAGGTGCTTGTTGGGGACGAAGCGTTTGGAGGAGCTGATTGATTTCATCTCTTGTTGATGCAAAGTCCTGCTTCATCTCAGACACATCCTGCTTCACCTCAGACACGTCCTGCCTCACACTTTGGAGGCTTGTCTCAAGACCTCCCACACGCATCTCCAGCTCCAGGTTGAGGGCAAGACCATTAGGGACGCATGAAGAAGGTGCTTTGCTCCCTGTATTTGGCACTGCCGAGTCCATAAACATGCCCCCTCTTAGCCTTAGAATTTTGTTGAACATAACataaaacaattttaataaactcAGGTGGCTGTCAAGACTGTAAATAAACAGAACATAGCATAATACATTGTAAACCACATTCTTAAGAAGCTCTAAGTCATATCTAATTCCACATAAAAATTAGAACATAAAACAATTGAAACCTAATGTTTCTTTTCCAGGACCGTGTCTATGTCacaataaataaacaataagCTCAAGTCTTTTTAACACAAACATAACATGGTTCTCTACTATATTGTGTGTATGAAAGATACCTTTAGATAACCTTTATTTAACTTGAGGCGAGAAGGAGTAGATGATGCACTTGGACTCCCGGGTGATCCTTCAGTGTTAGAGAGCTGTGTGGCTTCCATCTCGGCTTGAGTAACAATTTCTTCAGCACGATAGTCCAAAAAAGTCCCATCTGGTCGGATGTGTGTCGCCCTGACTAGGTCAGTGAATGATGGCTCTTCATTAGTACCAGATGCCACCATctgcaaaaaagaaaaataattacagAAGATTAGAAAAAAGAACAGTATTTAAAAGTATAGACATGGAAATATACCATGTTATACTCAATCCTTGCAAAAGACCTAGGTTCTACATTATGCTTGTGGAAAACTTTACCCACAGGATCAGACTTACGAGATTTTGCAGCCTTCTTGCTCTTCTTTTTAGCTGCATCGGTTGCCCAATGCTCCAACAGGAGTGTCCAGTCAGCATCATTGATATACTTTGGCTTCTTGTGTTGCCTCTTCTTCTTGCTTATCCTTTCACCAATAGTTTTCCATGTTTCTTTCTTCCAAAGACCGTAGACCAAGTCATTAAACTCAGGCTCCCAATAGAAATTTTgctacaaaagaaaacaaaacagtaAGCGATTATAAAACATGTAAGCGGCATATACAATGTATACTAGTCAGTTACCACAAACGTTTgccaccatgattccctccttTCATCAGGAAGCTTCCTCCAACTCTTCCAAGGCCCCACGTAGTATGCTTGCCAAGTTGCCCGAATGAAAGAGTTGACACATGGGTCAATACCAAACCTAAAATGATAACAAACATCAGTcacaaaaaaatacattcacaaaaaatcctaaaaaaataaacaatcacaaGTAACAATCCTAAACAGAAACTATCCTAAGCAATCACATCCATAATTCAAATAACAGAAACTATCCTAGTCTAAGAAAGAGATGGAGACCAAATGTAATCTTACAATAAAGCTCCATTGATTTTATCTGGATGGAGATGAGGCTGTGCTAGCCTAGCAGGTGAATTGAGCATGGCATTGAGGGTCATCTGCGGGTAGCTATTGGAACGAGAAGAGGAAGCAGCATGGTTCGAAGCCGGTCCAGTAGCACCAGGAGGCATAGGAGGAGGCGCAGCAGTTGTCCCAGGTACTCTTGGTGAGTTCATCTGTTCACAACCAATGAAAAAGAAACATTAGTATACAAGCAAATATAAACAGAGACAAAGCGACATaaaagagacagagagaagaacATGAGAAATTAAAACACTTTTAGGTTCGAGtgaaaacaaagagagaaagacaaatctaaaaaaaaaaagagacagagACGTAATCAGATCACAAGAACACTAACTAGACAGAGACAAAACCCCTAATCGAAACCTACCCTAAAACATAGACACTTACAAAACAAAGAAATCGAAACCCCTAGATAGGAAAGAAATCGAAACACACAGACAAAGAAAGAAATCGAAACCCTAGAACAAGAATTAAACATgcccaaaaaaataaagaaatcaaAACCCTAGAACATCTAATCGATTCGAGAATTGAAGGGTTTCAGATTTAGCGGAGGAGAGAAAGGGGTTACCTTGAGAGATGTGATAGGGAGACGGGAGATGGTGAGGCTTGGAATCGGAGACGGTGAGACTTGAAATAGGAGAAGACGATGGCTTTCGTCGGTCGCGACTTGAAAGTGATTTTTTNNNNNNNNNNNNNNNNNNNNNNNNNNNNNNNNNNNNNNNNNNNNNNNNNNNNNNNNNNNNNNNNNNNNNNNNNNNNNNNNNNNNNNNNNNNNNNNNNNNNNNNNNNNNNNNNNNNNNNNNNNNNNNNNNNNNNNNNNNNNNNNNNNNNNNNNNNNNNNNNNNNNNNNNNNNNNNNNNNNNNNNNNNNNNNNNNNNNNNNNNNNNNNNNNNNNNNNNNNNNNNNNNNNNNNNNNNNNNNNNNNNNNNNNNNNNNNNNNNNNNNNNNNNNNNNNNNNNNNNNNNNNNNNNNNNNNNNNNNNNNNNNNNNNNNNNNNNNNNNNNNNNNNNNNNNNNNNNNNNNNNNNNNNNNNNNNNNNNNNNNNNNNNNNNNNNNNNNNNNNNNNNNNNNNNNNNNNNNNNNNNNNNNNNNNNNNNNNNNNNNNNNNNNNNNNNNNNNNNNNNNNNNNNNNNNNNNNNNNNNNNNNNNNNNNNNNNNNNNNNNNNNNNNNNNNNNNNNNNNNNNNNNNNNNNNNNNNNNNNNNNNNNNNNNNNNNNNNNNNNNNNNNNNNNNNNNNNNNNNNNNNNNNNNNNNNNNNNNNNNNNNNNNNNNNNNNNNNNNNNNNNNNNNNNNNNNNNNNNNNNNNNNNNNNNNNNNNNNNNNNNNNNNNNNNNNNNNNNNNNNNNNNNNNNNNNNNNNNNNNNNNNNNNNNNNNNNNNNNNNNNNNNNNNNNNNNNNNNNNNNNNNNNNNNNNNNNNNNNNNNNNNNNNNNNNNNNNNNNNNNNNNNNNNNNNNNNNNNNNNNNNNNNNNNNNNNNNNNNNNNNNNNNNNNNNNNNNNNNNNNNNNNNNNNNNNNNNNNNNNNNNNNNNNNNNNNNNNNNNNNNNNNNNNNNNNNNNNNNNNNNNNNNNNNNNNNNNNNNNNNNNNNNNNNNNNNNNNNNNNNNNNNNNNNNNNNNNNNNNNNNNNNNNNNNNNNNNNNNNNNNNNNNNNNNNNNNNNNNNNNNNNNNNNNNNNNNNNNNNNNNNNNNNNNNNNNNNNNNNNNNNNNNNNNNNNNNNNNNNNNNNNNNNNNNNNNNNNNNNNNNNNNNNNNNNNNNNNNNNNNNNNNNNNNNNNNNNNNNNNNNNNNNNNNNNNNNNNNNNNNNNNNNNNNNNNNNNNNNNNNNNNNNNNNNNNNNNNNNNNNNNNNNNNNNNNNNNNNNNNNNNNNNNNNNNNNNNNNNNNNNNNNNNNNNNNNNNNNNNNNNNNNNNNNNNNNNNNNNNNNNNNNNNNNNNNNNNNNNNNNNNNNNNNNNNNNNNNNNNNNNNNNNNNNNNNNNNNNNNNNNNNNNNNNNNNNNNNNNNNNNNNNNNNNNNNNNNNNNNNNNNNNNNNNNNNNNNNNNNNNNNNNNNNNNNNNNNNNNNNNNNNNNNNNNNNNNNNNNNNNNNNNNNNNNNNNNNNNNNNNNNNNNNNNNNNNNNNNNNNNNNNNNNNNNNNNNNNNNNNNNNNNNNNNNNNNNNNNNNNNNNNNNNNNNNNNNNNNNNNNNNNNNNNNNNNNNNNNNNNNNNNNNNNNNNNNNNNNNNNNNNNNNNNNNNNNNNNNNNNNNNNNNNNNNNNNNNNNNNNNNNNNNNNNNNNNNNNNNNNNNNNNNNNNNNNNNNNNNNNNNNNNNNNNNNNNNNNNNNNNNNNNNNNNNNNNNNNNNNNNNNNNNNNNNNNNNNNNNNNNNNNNNNNNNNNNNNNNNNNNNNNNNNNNNNNNNNNNNNNNNNNNNNNNNNNNNNNNNNNNNNNNNNNNNNNNNNNNNNNNNNNNNNNNNNNNNNNNNNNNNNNNNNNNNNNNNNNNNNNNNNNNNNNNNNNNNNNNNNNNNNNNNNNNNNNNNNNNNNNNNNNNNNNNNNNNNNNNNNNNNNNNNNNNNNNNNNNNNNNNNNNNNNNNNNNNNNNNNNNNNNNNNNNNNNNNNNNNNNNNNNNNNNNNNNNNNNNNNNNNNNNNNNNNNNNNNNNNNNNNNNNNNNNNNNNNNNNNNNNNNNNNNNNNNNNNNNNNNNNNNNNNNNNNNNNNNNNNNNNNNNNNNNNNNNNNNNNNNNNNNNNNNNNNNNNNNNNNNNNNNNNNNNNNNNNNNNNNNNNNNNNNNNNNNNNNNNNNNNNNNNNNNNNNNNNNNNNNNNNNNNNNNNNNNNNNNNNNNNNNNNNNNNNNNNNNNNNNNNNNNNNNNNNNNNNNNNNNNNNNNNNNNNNNNNNNNNNNNNNNNNNNNNNNNNNNNNNNNNNNNNNNNNNNNNNNNNNNNNNNNNNNNNNNNNNNNNNNNNNNNNNNNNNNNNNNNNNNNNNNNNNNNNNNNNNNNNNNNNNNNNNNNNNNNNNNNNNNNNNNNNNNNNNNNNNNNNNNNNNNNNNNNNNNNNNNNNNNNNNNNNNNNNNNNNNNNNNNNNNNNNNNNNNNNNNNNNNNNNNNNNNNNNNNNNNNNNNNNNNNNNNNNNNNNNNNNNNNNNNNNNNNNNNNNNNNNNNNNNNNNNNNNNNNNNNNNNNNNNNNNNNNNNNNNNNNNNNNNNNNNNNNNNNNNNNNNNNNNNNNNNNNNNNNNNNNNNNNNNNNNNNNNNNNNNNNNNNNNNNNNNNNNNNNNNNNNNNNNNNNNNNNNNNNNNNNNNNNNNNNNNNNNNNNNNNNNNNNNNNNNNNNNNNNNNNNNNNNNNNNNNNNNNNNNNNNNNNNNNNNNNNNNNNNNNNNNNNNNNNNNNNNNNNNNNNNNNNNNNNNNNNNNNNNNNNNNNNNNNNNNNNNNNNNNNNNNNNNNNNNNNNNNNNNNNNNNNNNNNNNNNNNNNNNNNNNNNNNNNNNNNNNNNNNNNNNNNNNNNNNNNNNNNNNNNNNNNNNNNNNNNNNNNNNNNNNNNNNNNNNNNNNNNNNNNNNNNNNNNNNNNNNNNNNNNNNNNNNNNNNNNNNNNNNNNNNNNNNNNNNNNNNNNNNNNNNNNNNNNNNNNNNNNNNNNNNNNNNNNNNNNNNNNNNNNNNNNNNNNNNNNNNNNNNNNNNNNNNNNNNNNNNNNNNNNNNNNNNNNNNNNNNNNNNNNNNNNNNNNNNNNNNNNNNNNNNNNNNNNNNNNNNNNNNNNNNNNNNNNNNNNNNNNNNNNNNNNNNNNNNNNNNNNNNNNNNNNNNNNNNNNNNNNNNNNNNNNNNNNNNNNNNNNNNNNNNNNNNNNNNNNNNNNNNNNNNNNNNNNNNNNNNNNNNNNNNNNNNNNNNNNNNNNNNNNNNNNNNNNNNNNNNNNNNNNNNNNNNNNNNNNNNNNNNNNNNNNNNNNNNNNNNNNNNNNNNNNNNNNNNNNNNNNNNNNNNNNNNNNNNNNNNNNNNNNNNNNNNNNNNNNNNNNNNNNNNNNNNNNNNNNNNNNNNNNNNNNNNNNNNNNNNNNNNNNNNNNNNNNNNNNNNNNNNNNNNNNNNNNNNNNNNNNNNNNNNNNNNNNNNNNNNNNNNNNNNNNNNNNNNNNNNNNNNNNNNNNNNNNNNNNNNNNNNNNNNNNNNNNNNNNNNNNNNNNNNNNNNNNNNNNNNNNNNNNNNNNNNNNNNNNNNNNNNNNNNNNNNNNNNNNNNNNNNNNNNNNNNNNNNNNNNNNNNNNNNNNNNNNNNNNNNNNNNNNNNNNNNNNNNNNNNNNNNNNNNNNNNNNNNNNNNNNNNNNNNNNNNNNNNNNNNNNNNNNNNNNNNNNNNNNNNNNNNNNNNNNNNNNNNNNNNNNNNNNNNNNNNNNNNNNNNNNNNNNNNNNNNNNNNNNNNNNNNNNNNNNNNNNNNNNNNNNNNNNNNNNNNNNNNNNNNNNNNNNNNNNNNNNNNNNNNNNNNNNNNNNNNNNNNNNNNNNNNNNNNNNNNNNNNNNNNNNNNNNNNNNNNNNNNNNNNNNNNNNNNNNNNNNNNNNNNNNNNNNNNNNNNNNNNNNNNNNNNNNNNNNNNNNNNNNNNNNNNNNNNNNNNNNNNNNNNNNNNNNNNNNNNNNNNNNNNNNNNNNNNNNNNNNNNNNNNNNNNNNNNNNNNNNNNNNNNNNNNNNNNNNNNNNNNNNNNNNNNNNNNNNNNNNNNNNNNNNNNNNNNNNNNNNNNNNNNNNNNNNNNNNNNNNNNNNNNNNNNNNNNNNNNNNNNNNNNNNNNNNNNNNNNNNNNNNNNNNNNNNNNNNNNNNNNNNNNNNNNNNNNNNNNNNNNNNNNNNNNNNNNNNNNNNNNNNNNNNNNNNNNNNNNNNNNNNNNNNNNNNNNNNNNNNNNNNNNNNNNNNNNNNNNNNNNNNNNNNNNNNNNNNNNNNNNNNNNNNNNNNNNNNNNNNNNNNNNNNNNNNNNNNNNNNNNNNNNNNNNNNNNNNNNNNNNNNNNNNNNNNNNNNNNNNNNNNNNNNNNNNNNNNNNNNNNNNNNNNNNNNNNNNNNNNNNNNNNNNNNNNNNNNNNNNNNNNNNNNNNNNNNNNNNNNNNNNNNNNNNNNNNNNNNNNNNNNNNNNNNNNNNNNNNNNNNNNNNNNNNNNNNNNNNNNNNNNNNNNNNNNNNNNNNNNNNNNNNNNNNNNNNNNNNNNNNNNNNNNNNNNNNNNNNNNNNNNNNNNNNNNNNNNNNNNNNNNNNNNNNNNNNNNNNNNNNNNNNNNNNNNNNNNNNNNNNNNNNNNNNNNNNNNNNNNNNNNNNNNNNNNNNNNNNNNNNNNNNNNNNNNNNNNNNNNNNNNNNNNNNNNNNNNNNNNNNNNNNNNNNNNNNNNNNNNNNNNNNNNNNNNNNNNNNNNNNNNNNNNNNNNNNNNNNNNNNNNNNNNNNNNNNNNNNNNNNNNNNNNNNNNNNNNNNNNNNNNNNNNNNNNNNNNNNNNNNNNNNNNNNNNNNNNNNNNNNNNNNNNNNNNNNNNNNNNNNNNNNNNNNNNNNNNNNNNNNNNNNNNNNNNNNNNNNNNNNNNNNNNNNNNNNNNNNNNNNNNNNNNNNNNNNNNNNNNNNNNNNNNNNNNNNNNNNNNNNNNNNNNNNNNNNNNNNNNNNNNNNNNNNNNNNNNNNNNNNNNNNNNNNNNNNNNNNNNNNNNNNNNNNNNNNNNNNNNNNNNNNNNNNNNNNNNNNNNNNNNNNNNNNNNNNNNNNNNNNNNNNNNNNNNNNNNNNNNNNNNNNNNNNNNNNNNNNNNNNNNNNNNNNNNNNNNNNNNNNNNNNNNNNNNNNNNNNNNNNNNNNNNNNNNNNNNNNNNNNNNNNNNNNNNNNNNNNNNNNNNNNNNNNNNNNNNNNNNNNNNNNNNNNNNNNNNNNNNNNNNNNNNNNNNNNNNNNNNNNNNNNNNNNNNNNNNNNNNNNNNNNNNNNNNNNNNNNNNNNNNNNNNNNNNNNNNNNNNNNNNNNNNNNNNNNNNNNNNNNNNNNNNNNNNNNNNNNNNNNNNNNNNNNNNNNNNNNNNNNNNNNNNNNNNNNNNNNNNNNNNNNNNNNNNNNNNNNNNNNNNNNNNNNNNNNNNNNNNNNNNNNNNNNNNNNNNNNNNNNNNNNNNNNNNNNNNNNNNNNNNNNNNNNNNNNNNNNNNNNNNNNNNNNNNNNNNNNNNNNNNNNNNNNNNNNNNNNNNNNNNNNNNNNNNNNNNNNNNNNNNNNNNNNNNNNNNNNNNNNNNNNNNNNNNNNNNNNNNNNNNNNNNNNNNNNNNNNNNNNNNNNNNNNNNNNNNNNNNNNNNNNNNNNNNNNNNNNNNNNNNNNNNNNNNNNNNNNNNNNNNNNNNNNNNNNNNNNNNNNNNNNNNNNNNNNNNNNNNNNNNNNNNNNNNNNNNNNNNNNNNNNNNNNNNNNNNNNNNNNNNNNNNNNNNNNNNNNNNNNNNNNNNNNNNNNNNNNNNNNNNNNNNNNNNNNNNNNNNNNNNNNNNNNNNNNNNNNNNNNNNNNNNNNNNNNNNNNNNNNNNNNNNNNNNNNNNNNNNNNNNNNNNNNNNNNNNNNNNNNNNNNNNNNNNNNNNNNNNNNNNNNNNNNNNNNNNNNNNNNNNNNNNNNNNNNNNNNNNNNNNNNNNNNNNNNNNNNNNNNNNNNNNNNNNNNNNNNNNNNNNNNNNNNNNNNNNNNNNNNNNNNNNNNNNNNNNNNNNNNNNNNNNNNNNNNNNNNNNNNNNNNNNNNNNNNNNNNNNNNNNNNNNNNNNNNNNNNNNNNNNNNNNNNNNNNNNNNNNNNNNNNNNNNNNNNNNNNNNNNNNNNNNNNNNNNNNNNNNNNNNNNNNNNNNNNNNNNNNNNNNNNNNNNNNNNNNNNNNNNNNNNNNNNNNNNNNNNNNNNNNNNNNNNNNNNNNNNNNNNNNNNNNNNNNNNNNNNNNNNNNNNNNNNNNNNNNNNNNNNNNNNNNNNNNNNNNNNNNNNNNNNNNNNNNNNNNNNNNNNNNNNNNNNNNNNNNNNNNNNNNNNNNNNNNNNNNNNNNNNNNNNNNNNNNNNNNNNNNNNNNNNNNNNNNNNNNNNNNNNNNNNNNNNNNNNNNNNNNNNNNNNNNNNNNNNNNNNNNNNNNNNNNNNNNNNNNNNNNNNNNNNNNNNNNNNNNNNNNNNNNNNNNNNNNNNNNNNNNNNNNNNNNNNNNNNNNNNNNNNNNNNNNNNNNNNNNNNNNNNNNNNNNNNNNNNNNNNNNNNNNNNNNNNNNNNNNNNNNNNNNNNNNNNNNNNNNNNNNNNNNNNNNNNNNNNNNNNNNNNNNNNNNNNNNNNNNNNNNNNNNNNNNNNNNNNNNNNNNNNNNNNNNNNNNNNNNNNNNNNNNNNNNNNNNNNNNNNNNNNNNNNNNNNNNNNNNNNNNNNNNNNNNNNNNNNNNNNNNNNNNNNNNNNNNNNNNNNNNNNNNNNNNNNNNNNNNNNNNNNNNNNNNNNNNNNNNNNNNNNNNNNNNNNNNNNNNNNNNNNNNNNNNNNNNNNNNNNNNNNNNNNNNNNNNNNNNNNNNNNNNNNNNNNNNNNNNNNNNNNNNNNNNNNNNNNNNNNNNNNNNNNNNNNNNNNNNNNNNNNNNNNNNNNNNNNNNNNNNNNNNNNNNNNNNNNNNNNNNNNNNNNNNNNNNNNNNNNNNNNNNNNNNNNNNNNNNNNNNNNNNNNNNNNNNNNNNNNNNNNNNNNNNNNNNNNNNNNNNNNNNNNNNNNNNNNNNNNNNNNNNNNNNNNNNNNNNNNNNNNNNNNNNNNNNNNNNNNNNNNNNNNNNNNNNNNNNNNNNNNNNNNNNNNNNNNNNNNNNNNNNNNNNNNNNNNNNNNNNNNNNNNNNNNNNNNNNNNNNNNNNNNNNNNNNNNNNNNNNNNNNNNNNNNNNNNNNNNNNNNNNNNNNNNNNNNNNNNNNNNNNNNNNNNNNNNNNNNNNNNNNNNNNNNNNNNNNNNNNNNNNNNNNNNNNNNNNNNNNNNNNNNNNNNNNNNNNNNNNNNNNNNNNNNNNNNNNNNNNNNNNNNNNNNNNNNNNNNNNNNNNNNNNNNNNNNNNNNNNNNNNNNNNNNNNNNNNNNNNNNNNNNNNNNNNNNNNNNNNNNNNNNNNNNNNNNNNNNNNNNNNNNNNNNNNNNNNNNNNNNNNNNNNNNNNNNNNNNNNNNNNNNNNNNNNNNNNNNNNNNNNNNNNNNNNNNNNNNNNNNNNNNNNNNNNNNNNNNNNNNNNNNNNNNNNNNNNNNNNNNNNNNNNNNNNNNNNNNNNNNNNNNNNNNNNNNNNNNNNNNNNNNNNNNNNNNNNNNNNNNNNNNNNNNNNNNNNNNNNNNNNNNNNNNNNNNNNNNNNNNNNNNNNNNNNNNNNNNNNNNNNNNNNNNNNNNNNNNNNNNNNNNNNNNNNNNNNNNNNNNNNNNNNNNNNNNNNNNNNNNNNNNNNNNNNNNNNNNNNNNNNNNNNNNNNNNNNNNNNNNNNNNNNNNNNN is drawn from Brassica rapa cultivar Chiifu-401-42 chromosome A05, CAAS_Brap_v3.01, whole genome shotgun sequence and contains these coding sequences:
- the LOC103868582 gene encoding uncharacterized protein LOC103868582, translating into MNSPRVPGTTAAPPPMPPGATGPASNHAASSSRSNSYPQMTLNAMLNSPARLAQPHLHPDKINGALLFGIDPCVNSFIRATWQAYYVGPWKSWRKLPDERRESWWQTFVQNFYWEPEFNDLVYGLWKKETWKTIGERISKKKRQHKKPKYINDADWTLLLEHWATDAAKKKSKKAAKSHGGIWY